In Streptomyces sp. DG2A-72, one genomic interval encodes:
- a CDS encoding ferredoxin reductase family protein — MTTTLASGRAARRQTMRRIRPRRSPATLLLLAVWAGAAGVLWLWWSNTPSIGDTTGKIVAAGRITGLLAGYLMALVVLQMARVPALERRVGSDRVARWHAMSGRYTLCLTVAHVFLIMWGYARQAGKDLGYIAQQTIDSVNQLPDMGKAAIGTGLLFFIGIISIGGIRRMIPYDTWYHVHLLTYAAVFLTFWHQLSTGNEFAVEPLAKTVWYGLYGTVTALVIWYRILTPIRLNMRHRMRVEAVIEETPGIVSVLIGGRKLHRMGAEAGQFFRWRFLAPGMRFSSHPYSLSAAPRPDMLRITVKAIGDHSARLRELTPGTRVWAEGPYGALTAQRRSRGKVLLVAGGVGITPMRALFETLPGASGDITLLYRANSTQDLALWDELAAIADERGARLMYAVNSPDGERPDISAERLRQKLPDIDEHDVFLCGPPGFAQGVYDALRGAGVPARRIHHESFEM, encoded by the coding sequence GTGACCACCACGCTCGCAAGCGGCCGCGCCGCACGCCGCCAGACGATGCGCCGCATCCGTCCGCGCCGCTCTCCGGCGACCCTGCTGCTGCTCGCCGTGTGGGCGGGGGCGGCCGGAGTGCTCTGGCTGTGGTGGAGCAACACCCCGTCCATCGGCGACACCACCGGCAAGATCGTCGCCGCGGGCCGGATCACCGGTCTGCTCGCCGGCTACCTGATGGCGCTGGTCGTGCTGCAGATGGCCCGGGTGCCCGCGCTGGAGCGCCGGGTCGGCTCCGACCGGGTGGCGCGCTGGCATGCGATGAGCGGCCGCTACACGCTCTGTCTGACCGTCGCCCATGTCTTCCTGATCATGTGGGGCTACGCCCGCCAGGCCGGCAAGGACCTCGGCTACATCGCCCAGCAGACGATCGACTCCGTCAACCAGCTGCCGGACATGGGCAAGGCCGCCATCGGCACCGGTCTGCTGTTCTTCATCGGGATCATCTCCATCGGCGGGATCCGCCGGATGATTCCGTACGACACCTGGTACCACGTCCATCTGCTGACGTACGCGGCGGTGTTCCTGACCTTCTGGCACCAGCTCAGCACCGGCAACGAGTTCGCCGTCGAGCCCCTCGCGAAGACCGTCTGGTACGGGCTGTACGGCACGGTGACGGCGCTGGTGATCTGGTATCGGATCCTCACCCCGATCCGGCTGAACATGCGCCACCGCATGCGGGTCGAGGCGGTCATCGAGGAGACGCCCGGGATCGTGTCCGTGCTGATCGGCGGCCGGAAGCTGCACCGGATGGGCGCGGAGGCGGGCCAGTTCTTCCGCTGGCGGTTCCTGGCGCCGGGCATGCGGTTCAGCTCCCACCCGTACTCGCTGTCGGCGGCGCCGCGGCCGGACATGCTGCGGATCACGGTGAAGGCGATCGGCGACCACAGCGCCCGGCTGCGGGAGCTGACGCCCGGTACGCGCGTGTGGGCCGAGGGCCCCTACGGCGCGCTGACCGCCCAGCGCCGCAGCCGCGGCAAGGTGCTGCTGGTCGCCGGCGGGGTCGGCATCACGCCGATGCGGGCGCTGTTCGAGACTCTGCCCGGCGCCTCCGGTGACATCACCCTGCTCTACCGGGCCAACAGCACCCAGGACCTGGCCCTCTGGGACGAACTGGCCGCCATCGCCGACGAGCGGGGCGCCCGGCTGATGTACGCCGTCAACTCCCCGGACGGGGAACGCCCGGACATCTCGGCGGAGCGGTTGCGCCAGAAGCTGCCGGACATCGACGAGCACGACGTGTTCCTGTGCGGGCCGCCCGGCTTCGCGCAGGGCGTGTACGACGCACTGCGCGGCGCGGGGGTCCCCGCCCGCCGTATCCATCACGAGTCGTTCGAGATGTGA
- a CDS encoding FMN-binding protein, whose product MRKTHPLRRVVLAGAATVSGIVLLLSLKPGSDSGSEAVGGAAPGQSIGAQESAQGGAQAIGTGTFTGDAADTQYGPVQVRLTVNGGKITKAEAIQNPTGGQSTQINNNAIPKLNQAAVAAGSADIDAVSGATYTSTGYKKSLQSALDKATAQGGGGTAQGAGGGGAAQAQTVTGDAADTQYGPVQVRITVNGGKITKAEAVQTPTGGQSTQITGNAVPKLNQAAVAAGTADIDAVSGATYTSAGYKESLQSALDKVKPAGGGAESGSGAEAGAGAGPGAPAGAGGDAGADADAGADAGQDAGGGVTNGTGTVTGEVAQTEYGPVQVRITMRDGKIVQASAVQAPSGGKSTQVSNNAVPKLNQETVAAGSADIDSVSGATYTSAGYKKSLQSALDQAGV is encoded by the coding sequence ATGAGGAAGACCCATCCCCTTCGGCGTGTCGTGCTGGCCGGCGCCGCCACCGTGTCCGGGATCGTGCTGTTGCTGTCGCTGAAACCGGGGTCGGATTCCGGGTCAGAGGCGGTGGGCGGCGCGGCACCGGGCCAGTCGATCGGCGCACAGGAGTCCGCTCAGGGCGGCGCCCAGGCGATCGGCACCGGAACGTTCACCGGTGATGCGGCCGATACGCAGTACGGGCCCGTGCAGGTCCGACTGACCGTGAACGGCGGGAAGATCACCAAGGCCGAGGCGATACAGAACCCCACCGGCGGCCAGAGCACCCAGATCAACAACAACGCGATCCCCAAGCTCAACCAGGCCGCCGTGGCCGCCGGAAGCGCGGACATCGACGCGGTCTCCGGGGCGACCTACACCAGCACCGGATACAAGAAGTCACTCCAGTCGGCGCTCGACAAGGCCACGGCGCAGGGCGGCGGCGGCACGGCGCAGGGTGCGGGGGGTGGCGGGGCCGCACAGGCTCAGACCGTCACCGGTGATGCGGCCGATACGCAGTACGGACCCGTGCAGGTACGGATCACCGTCAACGGCGGGAAGATCACCAAGGCCGAGGCGGTACAGACGCCGACCGGCGGCCAGAGCACGCAGATCACCGGCAACGCGGTGCCCAAGCTCAACCAGGCCGCCGTGGCCGCCGGGACGGCGGACATCGACGCGGTGTCCGGGGCGACCTACACCAGCGCGGGGTACAAGGAGTCCCTGCAGTCGGCGCTCGACAAGGTGAAGCCCGCCGGAGGCGGCGCGGAGTCGGGGAGCGGGGCGGAGGCCGGCGCAGGCGCCGGCCCCGGCGCCCCTGCTGGTGCGGGCGGCGATGCCGGTGCCGATGCCGATGCTGGTGCCGATGCCGGGCAGGACGCCGGCGGTGGTGTCACCAATGGGACCGGGACCGTCACCGGCGAGGTCGCGCAGACCGAGTACGGGCCGGTGCAGGTCCGGATCACGATGCGCGACGGCAAGATCGTCCAGGCTTCGGCGGTGCAGGCGCCCAGTGGCGGGAAGAGCACCCAGGTCTCCAACAACGCGGTGCCCAAGCTCAACCAGGAGACGGTGGCCGCGGGCAGCGCGGACATCGACTCGGTGTCGGGGGCGACCTACACCAGCGCCGGGTACAAGAAGTCCCTGCAGTCGGCGTTGGACCAGGCCGGTGTCTGA
- a CDS encoding FAD:protein FMN transferase, whose translation MSESVAEHAESSAAPAAVRHVEEVMGTVFSFDVRGGDPGAVKAALEEAVAGLHQVNEVFSTYREDSQVSRLARGELSVGGCDPEVAEVLELAAEAERLSEGWFSTSYEGRLDPTGIVKGWAVERAARSLAAVGASGVSVNGGGDVQMLGIPGPQRPWRVGVADPLRPGGLAAVVSAAGVDELAVATSGTAERGAHIVDPRTGRSAVTDLVAVTVVGPSLTWADCWATAAFAMGSRAGLRWLESLPDVEALLVTAGDEVRCTGGLAARLG comes from the coding sequence GTGTCTGAGTCGGTGGCCGAGCACGCCGAATCGTCAGCAGCTCCCGCCGCGGTGCGTCATGTGGAGGAGGTCATGGGGACCGTCTTCTCCTTCGACGTCCGCGGCGGGGATCCCGGTGCGGTCAAGGCGGCGCTGGAAGAGGCGGTTGCCGGGCTGCACCAGGTGAACGAGGTGTTCAGCACCTACCGGGAGGACAGCCAGGTGTCGCGGCTGGCCCGCGGTGAGCTGAGCGTCGGTGGCTGTGATCCCGAGGTCGCCGAGGTGCTGGAGCTGGCCGCGGAGGCGGAGCGGCTGAGCGAGGGCTGGTTCAGCACGTCGTACGAGGGGCGGCTCGATCCGACCGGGATCGTCAAGGGCTGGGCCGTCGAACGGGCGGCGCGGTCGCTGGCGGCGGTCGGGGCGAGCGGGGTGAGCGTGAACGGCGGGGGTGACGTCCAGATGCTCGGCATCCCCGGGCCGCAGCGGCCGTGGCGGGTCGGGGTGGCGGATCCCTTGCGGCCGGGGGGACTCGCGGCGGTCGTGTCGGCTGCCGGGGTGGATGAACTGGCCGTCGCCACGTCCGGGACGGCCGAGCGCGGCGCGCATATCGTCGATCCGCGGACCGGGCGGTCCGCCGTGACCGATCTGGTGGCGGTGACCGTGGTGGGGCCTTCACTGACCTGGGCGGACTGCTGGGCCACCGCTGCGTTTGCGATGGGTTCGCGGGCGGGGTTGCGGTGGCTGGAGTCGCTGCCGGATGTGGAGGCGTTGCTGGTGACGGCGGGGGACGAGGTGCGGTGCACCGGGGGGCTGGCGGCGCGGTTGGGGTGA
- a CDS encoding YciI family protein, whose amino-acid sequence MAKYLLLKHYRGAPAAVNDVPMDQWTPEEISAHVQYMRDFAERLEKTGEFVGEVALAPEGTWVRYDGEGRPPVTDGPFAETKDLIAGWMVIDVDSYERAVELAGELSAAPGAGGKTIHEWLELRPFYGVQPTVTE is encoded by the coding sequence ATGGCCAAGTACCTGCTGCTCAAGCACTACCGCGGTGCCCCGGCTGCGGTCAACGACGTGCCCATGGACCAGTGGACGCCGGAGGAGATCTCGGCGCACGTGCAGTACATGCGGGACTTCGCGGAGCGGCTGGAGAAGACCGGCGAGTTCGTCGGCGAGGTGGCCCTCGCCCCTGAGGGGACGTGGGTCCGGTACGACGGTGAGGGGCGCCCGCCGGTCACCGACGGACCGTTCGCCGAGACCAAGGACCTCATCGCCGGCTGGATGGTGATCGACGTCGACAGCTACGAGCGCGCCGTCGAGCTGGCCGGGGAACTGTCGGCCGCGCCCGGGGCGGGCGGGAAGACGATCCACGAGTGGCTGGAACTGCGCCCGTTCTACGGCGTGCAGCCCACCGTCACGGAGTGA
- a CDS encoding RNA polymerase sigma factor, producing the protein MDEALLRSLTPSVLAVLVRRGADFAAAEDAVQDALVEAVRVWPSDPPRDAKGWLVTVAWRKFLDATRADTARRRREDVVEEEPVPGPAPAVDDTLQLYFLCAHPSLTPSSAVALTLRAVGGLTTRQIAQAYLVPEATMAQRISRAKRTVSGVRFDQPGDVATVLRVLYLVFNEGYSGDVDLAAEAIRLTRQLAAAIDHPEVAGLLALMLLHHARRAARTAPDGSLVPLAEQDRSRWDTKSIAEGVEILQTALARDRLGEFQAQAAIAALHADAPCAEETDWVQIVEWYDELTRLTDNPVVRLNRAVAVGEADGPRAGLAALAELDDSLPRYTAVAAYLHERDGHLKTAAQLYSEAAQKAPTLAERNHLTRQAARLNTQR; encoded by the coding sequence ATGGACGAGGCCCTGCTCCGCAGCCTCACGCCGAGCGTGCTCGCCGTCCTCGTCCGCCGCGGAGCAGACTTCGCGGCGGCCGAGGACGCCGTACAGGACGCGCTCGTCGAGGCGGTCCGCGTCTGGCCGTCCGACCCGCCTCGGGATGCGAAGGGCTGGCTGGTCACCGTGGCCTGGCGCAAGTTCCTCGACGCGACCCGGGCGGACACCGCCCGACGCCGACGCGAGGACGTCGTAGAGGAGGAGCCGGTACCAGGCCCCGCGCCCGCGGTGGACGACACCCTCCAGCTCTACTTCCTCTGCGCGCACCCCTCCCTGACACCCTCGTCCGCCGTCGCGCTCACGCTGCGCGCCGTCGGCGGCCTCACCACCCGTCAGATCGCCCAGGCCTACCTGGTGCCCGAGGCGACGATGGCGCAGCGCATCAGCCGGGCCAAGCGGACCGTTTCCGGCGTGCGGTTCGACCAGCCCGGCGATGTCGCCACCGTGCTGCGCGTCCTCTACCTGGTCTTCAACGAGGGCTACTCCGGCGACGTCGACCTCGCCGCCGAGGCCATCCGGCTCACCCGGCAGCTCGCGGCGGCGATCGACCACCCCGAGGTGGCCGGGCTGCTCGCCCTCATGCTGCTCCACCACGCCCGGCGCGCGGCCCGGACCGCGCCCGACGGCAGCCTGGTGCCGCTCGCCGAGCAGGACAGGAGCAGGTGGGACACCAAGTCGATCGCCGAGGGCGTCGAGATCCTGCAGACGGCCCTCGCCCGCGACCGGCTCGGCGAGTTCCAGGCCCAGGCCGCCATCGCGGCCCTCCACGCGGACGCGCCCTGCGCCGAGGAGACCGACTGGGTGCAGATCGTCGAGTGGTACGACGAGCTGACCCGCCTCACCGACAACCCGGTCGTCCGGCTCAACCGCGCGGTCGCCGTAGGCGAGGCAGACGGACCGCGCGCCGGCTTGGCAGCGCTCGCGGAGCTGGACGACTCACTCCCCCGCTACACCGCGGTCGCCGCCTACCTCCACGAGCGCGACGGCCACCTGAAGACGGCGGCCCAGCTGTACTCCGAGGCAGCCCAAAAGGCCCCCACGCTCGCGGAACGCAACCACCTGACGCGCCAGGCGGCCCGCCTCAATACCCAACGGTGA
- a CDS encoding arginine repressor, producing the protein MSQAQDHEQPSGPAVPQTRTARHRRIVDILNRQPVRSQSQLAKLLADDGLTVTQATLSRDLDELNAVKIRNTDGDLIYAVPSEGGFRTPRAPLGESAKEERMRRLSAELLISAEASANLVVLRTPPGAAQFLASAIDQAELHDILGTIAGDDTLLLISRNPTGGQALADHLLRLAQNGH; encoded by the coding sequence ATGAGCCAGGCGCAGGATCACGAGCAGCCGAGCGGGCCTGCCGTGCCGCAGACCCGCACCGCGCGTCACCGCCGGATCGTGGACATCCTCAACCGGCAACCCGTGCGGTCGCAGAGCCAGTTGGCGAAGCTGCTCGCCGATGACGGGCTGACCGTCACGCAGGCGACGCTCTCCCGCGACCTGGACGAGCTGAACGCGGTCAAGATCCGCAACACCGACGGCGACCTGATCTATGCGGTGCCGAGTGAGGGGGGTTTCCGTACCCCGCGCGCTCCGCTGGGGGAGTCGGCGAAGGAGGAGCGGATGCGGCGCCTCTCCGCGGAGCTGCTGATCTCCGCGGAGGCTTCGGCGAACCTCGTGGTCCTCCGTACCCCGCCCGGTGCCGCGCAGTTCCTCGCCTCGGCGATCGACCAGGCCGAGCTGCACGACATTCTGGGGACGATCGCGGGTGACGACACGTTGCTGCTGATCAGCCGGAATCCTACGGGTGGGCAGGCGCTCGCGGATCATTTGCTGCGGTTGGCTCAGAACGGGCACTGA
- a CDS encoding acetylornithine transaminase has translation MTANQELTTRWQGALMNNYGTPRLPLVRGEGAKLWDADGKEYVDFVGGIAVNALGHAHPAIVEAVSRQIASLGHVSNLFVAEPPVALAERLLQLFGRDGRVFFCNSGAEAVEGAFKIGRLTGRSHMVATDGGFHGRTMGALALTGQPGKQAPFLPLPGDVTHVPYGDAQALAAAVTEETALVIIEPIQGENGVVVPPTGYLKAARAITAATSSLLVLDEVQTGIGRTGHWFEYMAHEGVLPDVVTLAKGLGGGLPLGATVAFGRAAELLRPGHHGTTFGGNPVACAAGLAVLDTIANDGLLENVKRQSESLRHGIESLNHSLISHVRGAGLLLGIVLTEPLAPQVQHAAQDAGFLVNAPAPDVVRLMPPLNLGDDAVDAFLRALPGVLDAVTEGDGHSGE, from the coding sequence ATGACCGCCAATCAGGAACTGACCACGCGGTGGCAGGGCGCGCTCATGAACAACTACGGCACTCCGCGACTGCCGCTCGTGCGCGGGGAGGGCGCGAAGCTCTGGGACGCCGACGGCAAGGAGTACGTCGACTTCGTCGGCGGTATCGCGGTCAACGCGCTCGGTCACGCCCACCCGGCGATCGTCGAGGCGGTGAGCCGGCAGATCGCCTCGCTGGGGCATGTGTCGAACCTGTTCGTCGCCGAGCCGCCGGTCGCGCTCGCCGAACGGCTGCTGCAGCTCTTCGGGCGGGACGGCAGGGTCTTCTTCTGTAACTCCGGGGCCGAGGCCGTCGAGGGTGCGTTCAAGATCGGGCGGCTGACCGGGCGGTCGCACATGGTCGCCACCGACGGCGGCTTCCACGGCCGCACCATGGGCGCGCTCGCGCTCACCGGGCAGCCCGGCAAGCAGGCGCCCTTCCTTCCGCTGCCCGGCGATGTCACCCACGTCCCGTACGGCGACGCGCAGGCGCTGGCCGCCGCGGTCACCGAGGAGACGGCCCTCGTCATCATCGAGCCGATCCAGGGCGAGAACGGGGTCGTGGTCCCGCCGACGGGCTATCTGAAGGCGGCCCGCGCGATCACCGCCGCCACGAGCAGCCTGCTGGTGCTGGACGAGGTGCAGACCGGGATCGGGCGTACCGGGCACTGGTTCGAGTACATGGCGCACGAGGGCGTCCTGCCGGACGTCGTCACGCTCGCCAAGGGCCTCGGCGGCGGGCTGCCGCTGGGCGCGACCGTGGCCTTCGGGCGGGCGGCCGAACTGCTCCGGCCCGGGCACCACGGCACGACCTTCGGCGGCAACCCCGTCGCCTGCGCGGCCGGACTCGCCGTGCTCGACACCATCGCGAACGACGGGTTGCTGGAGAACGTCAAGCGGCAGAGCGAGAGCTTGCGCCACGGAATCGAGTCACTGAACCACTCGTTGATCTCCCATGTCCGGGGCGCGGGGCTCCTGCTGGGTATCGTGCTCACCGAGCCGCTTGCGCCACAGGTGCAGCACGCGGCCCAGGACGCCGGTTTCCTGGTGAACGCGCCCGCCCCCGATGTCGTACGACTGATGCCGCCCCTCAACCTGGGCGACGACGCGGTGGACGCCTTCCTCCGGGCGCTGCCCGGTGTCCTGGACGCGGTGACCGAAGGGGACGGACATTCCGGAGAATGA
- the argB gene encoding acetylglutamate kinase, protein MSNAPARKHTALPKAQILIEALPWLVRHNGKTVVIKFGGNAMVDEELKAAFAQDVVFLHHAGLKPVVVHGGGPQISAALDKHGIVSEFKAGLRVTTEDAMDVVRMVLAGQVQRELVGLLNQHGPLAVGLTGEDAHTITAIKHQPQIDGELVDIGRVGEITEIDTGAIEALLADGRIPVVSSIARSQDDGHVYNVNADTAAAALAAALGAETLMVLTDVEGLYEDWPNSDEVISRLTASQLEKLLPELSSGMVPKMEGCLHAVRGGVTTARVIDGRVQHSILLEIFTDEGIGTMVVPDEQEGDAV, encoded by the coding sequence ATGAGCAACGCACCCGCGCGCAAGCACACCGCGCTTCCCAAGGCCCAGATCCTCATCGAGGCGCTGCCCTGGCTGGTCCGGCACAACGGCAAGACCGTCGTGATCAAGTTCGGGGGCAACGCGATGGTCGACGAGGAGCTGAAGGCCGCCTTCGCCCAGGACGTCGTGTTCCTGCACCACGCCGGCCTCAAGCCGGTCGTCGTGCACGGCGGCGGCCCGCAGATCAGCGCCGCCCTCGACAAGCACGGCATCGTCAGCGAGTTCAAGGCGGGCCTCAGGGTCACCACCGAGGACGCCATGGACGTCGTACGCATGGTGCTGGCCGGGCAGGTGCAGCGGGAGCTGGTCGGGCTGCTCAACCAGCACGGGCCGCTCGCCGTCGGCCTGACCGGCGAGGACGCGCACACCATCACCGCCATCAAACACCAGCCCCAGATCGACGGCGAGTTGGTCGACATCGGGCGGGTGGGCGAGATCACCGAGATCGACACGGGCGCGATCGAGGCACTGCTCGCCGACGGCCGGATCCCGGTCGTCTCCTCGATCGCCCGCTCCCAGGACGACGGACATGTCTACAACGTCAATGCTGATACGGCGGCTGCGGCACTCGCTGCTGCGCTGGGCGCCGAAACCCTCATGGTCCTCACGGACGTCGAGGGCCTCTACGAGGACTGGCCGAACAGCGACGAGGTGATCAGCCGCCTCACCGCTTCCCAACTGGAGAAGCTGCTGCCGGAGTTGTCCTCCGGCATGGTGCCGAAGATGGAGGGCTGTCTGCACGCGGTGCGAGGCGGCGTGACCACCGCCCGGGTCATCGACGGCCGGGTCCAGCACTCGATCCTGCTGGAGATCTTCACCGACGAGGGCATCGGCACGATGGTCGTGCCCGACGAGCAAGAGGGGGATGCCGTATGA
- the argJ gene encoding bifunctional glutamate N-acetyltransferase/amino-acid acetyltransferase ArgJ has protein sequence MSVTAAKGFTAAGIAAGIKENGNPDVALVVNNGPRLAAAGVFTSNRVKAAPVLWSEQVLKGGQVSAIVLNSGGANACTGPKGFQDTHATAEKVADTLGLNAAEVAVASTGLIGILLPMDTLLPGVETAAEALSEHGGEKAAIAIKTTDTVHKTSVVTKDGWTVGGMAKGAGMLAPGLATMLVVLTTDADLRADVLDKALRAATRTTFDRVDSDGCMSTNDTVLLLASGASGITPAYEEFAEAVRTVCDDLGQQLIRDAEGASKDIKVEVINAATEDDAVEVGRSIARNNLLKCAIHGEDPNWGRVLSAIGTTSAAFEPDRLNVAINGVWVCKNGGVGEDRDKVDMRYREVHIVADLAAGAETATIWTNDLTADYVHENSAYSS, from the coding sequence GTGAGTGTCACGGCAGCAAAGGGATTCACGGCGGCGGGCATCGCCGCCGGGATCAAGGAGAACGGCAACCCGGACGTGGCCCTCGTGGTCAACAACGGGCCCCGCCTCGCCGCCGCGGGCGTCTTCACCTCCAACCGCGTCAAGGCCGCGCCGGTGCTGTGGTCCGAGCAGGTGCTGAAGGGCGGGCAGGTCTCCGCGATCGTCCTCAACTCCGGTGGCGCCAACGCCTGTACGGGGCCGAAGGGCTTCCAGGACACGCACGCGACCGCCGAGAAGGTCGCCGACACGCTGGGGCTGAACGCCGCCGAGGTCGCGGTCGCCTCCACCGGACTCATCGGGATCCTGCTCCCCATGGACACGCTGCTGCCCGGCGTCGAGACCGCCGCCGAGGCGCTGAGCGAGCACGGCGGCGAGAAGGCCGCCATCGCCATCAAGACCACCGACACCGTCCACAAGACGTCCGTCGTGACCAAGGACGGCTGGACCGTCGGCGGCATGGCCAAGGGCGCGGGCATGCTCGCCCCCGGCCTGGCCACCATGCTCGTCGTCCTCACCACCGACGCCGACCTCCGCGCCGACGTCCTGGACAAGGCACTGCGCGCCGCGACGCGTACGACCTTCGACCGCGTCGACTCCGACGGCTGCATGTCCACCAACGACACCGTGCTGCTGCTCGCGTCCGGCGCCTCGGGGATCACCCCGGCGTACGAGGAGTTCGCCGAGGCCGTACGGACCGTCTGCGACGACCTCGGCCAGCAGCTCATCCGGGACGCCGAGGGCGCCAGCAAGGACATCAAGGTCGAGGTGATCAACGCCGCGACCGAGGACGACGCCGTCGAGGTGGGCCGCTCCATCGCCCGCAACAACCTCCTCAAGTGCGCGATCCACGGCGAGGACCCCAACTGGGGGCGGGTGCTGTCCGCCATCGGAACGACGTCCGCGGCCTTCGAGCCCGACCGGCTGAACGTCGCCATCAACGGCGTCTGGGTGTGCAAGAACGGCGGCGTCGGCGAGGACCGCGACAAGGTCGACATGCGCTACCGCGAGGTGCACATCGTCGCCGACCTCGCCGCGGGCGCCGAGACGGCCACCATCTGGACCAACGACCTGACCGCCGACTACGTCCACGAGAACAGCGCCTACTCCTCATGA
- the argC gene encoding N-acetyl-gamma-glutamyl-phosphate reductase: MAVRAAVAGASGYAGGELLRLLLVHPEVEIGALTGNSNAGQRLGALQPHLLPLADRVLQETTADVLAGHDVVFLALPHGQSAAVAEQLGPDVLVVDMGADFRLRDPGDWEKFYGSAHAGTWPYGLPELPGARAVLEGSKRIAVPGCYPTAVSLALFPAYTAGLAGTEAVIVAASGTSGAGKTPKPHLLGSEVMGSMSPYGVGGGHRHTPEMIQNLSAAAGEPVAVSFTPTLAPMPRGILATCSAQAKPGVTGESLRAAYEKAFADEPFVHLLPAGQWPATASVHGSNAVQVQVAFDEAVGRIIAISAIDNLTKGTAGGAVQSMNLALGLDETTGLSTIGVAP, translated from the coding sequence ATGGCGGTACGTGCGGCAGTGGCCGGAGCGAGTGGGTACGCGGGCGGTGAGCTGCTGCGTCTGCTGCTGGTGCACCCCGAGGTCGAGATCGGCGCCCTGACCGGGAACTCCAACGCCGGTCAGCGGCTCGGCGCGCTCCAGCCGCACCTGCTGCCGCTGGCCGACCGGGTGCTCCAGGAGACGACGGCGGACGTCCTCGCCGGGCACGATGTCGTCTTTCTCGCGTTGCCGCACGGACAGTCCGCGGCCGTCGCCGAGCAACTCGGACCGGATGTGCTGGTGGTCGACATGGGGGCAGACTTCCGGCTGCGGGACCCGGGGGACTGGGAGAAGTTCTACGGTTCCGCGCACGCCGGGACCTGGCCGTACGGCCTCCCCGAACTGCCGGGCGCCCGCGCTGTGCTGGAGGGGTCCAAGCGCATCGCGGTGCCCGGTTGCTACCCGACCGCCGTCTCGCTGGCACTCTTCCCGGCGTACACGGCCGGCCTCGCCGGGACCGAGGCCGTGATCGTCGCCGCGTCCGGCACCTCCGGCGCGGGCAAGACGCCCAAGCCGCATCTGCTGGGCAGCGAGGTCATGGGGTCCATGTCGCCGTACGGCGTGGGCGGCGGCCACCGGCACACCCCCGAGATGATCCAGAACCTCAGCGCCGCCGCCGGTGAACCGGTCGCCGTCTCGTTCACGCCGACGCTTGCGCCCATGCCGCGCGGGATCCTCGCCACGTGTAGTGCGCAGGCGAAGCCCGGCGTCACCGGCGAGTCCCTGCGCGCCGCCTACGAGAAGGCATTCGCCGACGAGCCCTTCGTCCATCTGCTGCCCGCGGGACAGTGGCCCGCCACGGCGTCCGTCCACGGTTCCAACGCCGTTCAGGTGCAGGTCGCATTCGACGAGGCCGTGGGCCGCATCATCGCGATCAGCGCGATCGACAACCTGACCAAGGGCACCGCGGGCGGTGCCGTCCAGAGCATGAACCTCGCCCTCGGGCTCGACGAGACCACCGGGCTTTCCACGATCGGAGTCGCACCGTGA
- a CDS encoding DUF6215 domain-containing protein, with the protein MADNIGAPTKDPSPVGQAVAAIVLVGALAAGFWTMAKTSAAQDSSPPAPTCSDDKPETPPASGQVSGQQLCEALHRPDLARLLGTPGETATTVSGSDSSVGESDGEQVATPSARVEFATYTVELTATYDDLPVTGSAQLLGRDARDRKVLGRPATFYSSQTIALDFRLDGGDSSSAPGVPARALTVAQDAKDSGGSFDLAMWRADGRVPNDEVLLDVAEKVLPAIPGWTAGK; encoded by the coding sequence ATGGCAGACAATATCGGCGCGCCCACGAAGGACCCGAGCCCTGTGGGGCAGGCCGTGGCGGCCATAGTGCTGGTGGGGGCACTCGCCGCCGGTTTCTGGACGATGGCGAAGACCTCGGCCGCACAGGACAGCTCCCCACCGGCTCCCACATGCTCGGACGACAAGCCCGAGACGCCCCCCGCCTCCGGTCAGGTCTCCGGGCAGCAGCTGTGCGAGGCCCTGCACCGTCCCGACCTCGCCAGGCTGCTCGGCACGCCCGGGGAGACCGCGACCACCGTGTCCGGCAGCGACAGTTCCGTCGGGGAGTCCGACGGCGAGCAGGTCGCCACTCCCTCGGCGAGGGTCGAGTTCGCGACCTACACCGTGGAACTGACGGCCACCTACGACGACCTTCCGGTGACCGGATCCGCCCAGCTGCTGGGCCGTGACGCGCGTGACCGGAAGGTCCTGGGCCGCCCGGCGACCTTCTACTCGTCCCAGACCATCGCCCTCGACTTCCGGCTCGACGGAGGCGACTCCTCCAGCGCTCCCGGTGTCCCCGCCCGCGCCCTCACCGTGGCCCAGGACGCCAAGGACAGCGGCGGCTCCTTCGACCTGGCCATGTGGCGCGCGGACGGCAGGGTGCCGAACGACGAGGTACTGCTCGACGTCGCCGAGAAGGTGCTGCCGGCGATCCCGGGCTGGACAGCCGGCAAGTGA